A single genomic interval of Flavobacteriales bacterium harbors:
- a CDS encoding metallophosphatase family protein, translated as MKRIGLLSDTHSHFDPRFIKYFMECDEIWHAGDIGDIAVMDQLKKIAPVRAVYGNIDNHIVRAEYPEHNRFTLEGVTVWITHIGGKPYAYDYRLREEINKNPPKIFICGHSHICKVQLDKKLKMLYMNPGAAGIHGFHKIRTMLRFTLDNGDIKDLEVIELGKRA; from the coding sequence CGATACGCACAGTCACTTTGACCCACGCTTTATAAAATATTTTATGGAGTGTGATGAGATTTGGCATGCAGGTGATATTGGAGATATTGCTGTAATGGATCAACTCAAGAAAATTGCTCCTGTACGTGCAGTTTATGGAAACATTGACAATCATATAGTAAGGGCTGAATATCCAGAACACAATCGATTTACACTTGAAGGTGTAACGGTATGGATAACTCATATAGGAGGAAAACCATACGCTTATGATTATAGACTAAGAGAAGAAATAAACAAAAACCCTCCAAAAATATTTATTTGTGGACATTCTCACATTTGTAAAGTTCAACTCGATAAAAAATTAAAGATGCTCTATATGAACCCTGGGGCAGCAGGAATTCATGGGTTTCATAAAATCAGAACAATGTTAAGGTTTACACTCGACAATGGAGACATTAAGGACTTAGAAGTAATTGAACTGGGGAAACGAGCTTAA